In Gossypium arboreum isolate Shixiya-1 chromosome 5, ASM2569848v2, whole genome shotgun sequence, a single genomic region encodes these proteins:
- the LOC108452579 gene encoding probable terpene synthase 6, which yields MANTKEVMRPLVNFPEDLWCDRFLSLPFNNSEFESYTKQVEAMKETVKDMLVVFTTDPIEKMHLINSLCRLGVSYHFENEIEEQLDHLFITLPELLDDNDYDLHIVALVFQVFRFNGYKLPCGVFSKFQDGDGKFKEQVMGDVKGMVSLYEASHFRTNGEVILDEALDFTTKHLRSLANQSSTSPHLRENIENALFRPYHHSMQRLEAKLYISFYEKDESRNDILLNFAKYDFNRVQLLLQQELTVLSRWYKEQDLKSKFPYARHRVVEAFFYALGICFEPRYAAGRNILVKQTCLIGFIDDAYEAYGLYEELQCFTDAIQRFDISSMEKLPTENQKKLYETLLHVIGEAEYLVQKEERSYAIPYNKDEWKKYVKAEQVECRRKHEKDVPTFDEYMETGVYTGAARLAMTQILIGMEEADQNAFHWILNSNNFLKAFQICSRLYNDIVTSEDEEKRGFKTASMCYMKQYNVSRKEAIEAFRAKIGDAWKVINEGCMRPTMGVPMQVVRATLNYQRLLDFAYRDNDGYTKPNISFQQLITKVLIQPIPLD from the exons ATGGCAAACACCAAGGAAGTCATGCGTCCATTAGTCAACTTTCCTGAAGACTTATGGTGTGATCGTTTCTTATCTCTTCCATTCAACAACTCG GAATTCGAATCGTACACTAAACAAGTGGAAGCAATGAAAGAAACAGTGAAAGACATGCTTGTGGTTTTTACAACAGATCCAATAGAGAAAATGCATTTGATTAATTCTCTATGTCGCCTCGGAGTTTCATACCATTTTGAGAATGAGATCGAAGAGCAACTAGATCATCTTTTCATCACATTACCTGAACTCCTCGATGATAACGACTATGACTTGCATATAGTTGCTTTAGTATTTCAAGTTTTCAGGTTCAATGGTTACAAATTGCCTTGTG GTGTTTTTAGCAAATTCCAAGATGGTGATGGTAAATTTAAGGAACAAGTGATGGGCGATGTGAAGGGAATGGTAAGCTTATATGAAGCGAGCCATTTCAGAACTAATGGAGAAGTTATTCTAGATGAAGCCCTTGATTTTACAACCAAGCACTTAAGGTCACTGGCAAACCAATCATCAACAAGTCCTCATCTCAGAGAAAACATTGAAAATGCCTTGTTTCGGCCATATCACCATAGCATGCAAAGACTTGAAGCAAAGCTCTACATCTCTTTCTACGAAAAAGATGAATCCAGGAATGATATATTACTCAACTTTGCAAAATATGACTTCAATAGGGTACAGTTGCTGCTTCAACAGGAGCTAACGGTCCTCTCCAG GTGGTACAAAGAACAAGACCTGAAATCAAAGTTTCCTTATGCAAGGCATAGAGTGGTGGAAGCGTTCTTCTATGCGCTCGGTATATGTTTTGAACCACGTTATGCTGCTGGGCGCAACATACTCGTTAAACAAACATGTCTCATAGGTTTCATAGATGATGCCTACGAGGCCTACGGTTTATATGAAGAACTTCAGTGTTTCACAGATGCTATCCAAAG ATTTGATATTAGTTCCATGGAAAAGCTGCCTACTgaaaaccaaaaaaaattatatgagaCACTTCTACATGTCATTGGTGAAGCAGAGTACCTGGTCCAAAAGGAAGAAAGATCTTATGCTATCCCTTACAACAAAGATGAg TGGAAGAAATACGTGAAAGCGGAGCAAGTTGAGTGTCGGCGGAAGCATGAAAAAGATGTCCCAACATTTGATGAGTATATGGAAACCGGTGTGTATACGGGTGCAGCCCGTTTAGCTATGACTCAGATCTTAATAGGAATGGAAGAAGCCGACCAAAATGCATTCCATTGGATTTTAAACAGTAACAACTTCCTAAAAGCTTTCCAAATTTGCAGTCGACTGTACAATGACATCGTCACTAGCGAG GATGAGGAGAAGAGGGGATTCAAGACGGCATCCATGTGCTACATGAAGCAGTATAACGTCTCAAGAAAAGAAGCGATTGAAGCTTTCCGAGCCAAAATTGGGGATGCATGGAAAGTCATCAACGAGGGTTGCATGAGGCCGACGATGGGCGTCCCCATGCAAGTGGTGAGGGCAACACTTAACTACCAACGCCTTCTGGATTTTGCATACAGAGACAATGATGGTTACACCAAGCCCAACATTTCTTTCCAACAACTAATCACCAAAGTGCTTATTCAACCAATTCCCCTTGATTAA